One part of the Azospirillum sp. B510 genome encodes these proteins:
- a CDS encoding VTT domain-containing protein — protein sequence MQFCRWHRSRHLPNGHPPVFAALQPITAFAGFPLLLGLALLTLLHEDVAIAAGATLVSVGTVSIGVTALTLLCGIVIGDLFIYVLGLLSLRISWIRRRTEGPMLERCRRALQSNLLPTLVTCRLVPGVLFPTYFACGVMRVPFFRFVAITLATAGVHVGLLLTLMTSSLEAAALQVQVIGISCAAVLMLLRTKRAQSIARALIGRIRAALEPLLPGGLRDALRGCPTPRAIALPGLPMVPAGARTIGWAERIPPLLFYIPLVVQWFALGARYRSLTLPTAANPSIEAGGLLGESKIACMDLIGPDARRWAARSVAFVNRPSLTPAQLDSLASGAGLSFPLVAKPDIGWRGIGVRLVRDSTDLRSYLHGFPADVRLILQEHVPYAGEAGIFYVRKPGERHGRIFSMTFRYYPHVVGDGRSTLRALIAADPRASWKAGLHHEALADRLDEVPAAGRTVRLSLVGSSRVGGLYKDACGHVTATLTARFDEIADEMPGFHFGRFDVRFASVERLAVGEDFRIIEVNGAGAEAIHMWDPDFGLGEAYATLFHQQALMFEVADACRAAGARPLTALELVRYQRRQQNLLPLYPASN from the coding sequence ATGCAATTTTGCCGGTGGCACCGTAGCCGCCACCTACCCAACGGACACCCACCCGTGTTTGCTGCATTGCAACCAATAACCGCCTTCGCCGGTTTCCCCCTGTTGCTGGGCCTTGCTTTGCTTACGCTTCTGCACGAAGACGTTGCGATCGCGGCCGGAGCCACCCTGGTCAGCGTCGGAACCGTCAGCATCGGCGTCACCGCCCTCACGCTGCTGTGTGGAATCGTTATCGGCGATCTGTTCATTTATGTCCTCGGACTATTGTCTCTCCGGATCAGTTGGATCCGGCGGCGGACCGAGGGGCCTATGCTTGAACGCTGCCGCAGGGCCTTGCAAAGCAATCTGCTGCCAACATTGGTGACTTGCCGTCTGGTGCCCGGCGTCTTATTCCCGACCTATTTCGCCTGCGGCGTGATGCGGGTGCCGTTCTTCCGCTTCGTCGCCATCACGCTGGCGACCGCCGGCGTCCATGTCGGTCTGCTGCTGACGCTGATGACCTCCTCGCTGGAGGCGGCGGCGCTCCAGGTCCAGGTGATCGGCATCAGCTGCGCGGCGGTGCTGATGCTTCTGCGCACCAAGCGCGCCCAATCCATCGCCCGTGCGCTGATCGGCCGCATCCGGGCGGCGCTGGAGCCGCTGCTGCCCGGCGGCCTGCGCGACGCGTTGCGCGGCTGCCCGACGCCGCGCGCCATCGCCCTGCCCGGCCTGCCGATGGTGCCGGCCGGCGCCCGCACCATCGGCTGGGCGGAGCGTATCCCGCCGCTGCTGTTCTACATCCCGCTGGTGGTCCAGTGGTTCGCCCTCGGCGCCCGTTACCGCAGCCTGACCCTGCCGACCGCCGCCAACCCGTCGATCGAGGCGGGCGGGCTGCTCGGCGAATCGAAGATCGCCTGCATGGACCTGATCGGGCCGGACGCGCGCCGCTGGGCCGCCCGGTCGGTCGCCTTCGTCAACCGGCCGTCGCTGACCCCGGCCCAGTTGGACTCGCTGGCATCGGGGGCCGGCCTGTCCTTCCCGCTGGTCGCCAAGCCTGACATCGGCTGGCGCGGCATCGGCGTGCGCCTGGTGCGCGATTCCACCGATCTCCGCAGCTATCTGCACGGCTTTCCCGCCGATGTCCGGCTGATCCTGCAGGAGCATGTCCCCTATGCCGGGGAGGCCGGGATCTTCTATGTCCGCAAGCCGGGCGAACGCCACGGGCGGATCTTCTCGATGACCTTCCGCTATTATCCCCATGTCGTCGGCGACGGCCGCTCCACCCTGCGTGCGCTGATCGCCGCCGACCCGCGCGCCTCCTGGAAGGCGGGGCTGCATCACGAGGCGCTGGCCGACCGGCTGGACGAGGTGCCGGCGGCCGGGCGGACGGTGCGGCTGTCTCTCGTCGGCAGCAGCCGGGTCGGCGGCCTCTACAAGGATGCCTGCGGCCATGTCACGGCGACGCTGACCGCGCGCTTCGACGAGATCGCCGACGAGATGCCGGGTTTCCATTTCGGCCGCTTCGACGTGCGCTTCGCCTCGGTGGAGCGGCTGGCGGTGGGCGAGGATTTCCGCATCATCGAGGTGAACGGCGCCGGGGCCGAGGCCATCCACATGTGGGATCCGGACTTCGGGCTGGGCGAGGCCTACGCCACCCTGTTCCACCAGCAGGCGCTGATGTTCGAGGTCGCCGACGCCTGCCGGGCGGCGGGGGCCCGGCCGCTGACCGCGCTGGAGCTGGTCCGCTACCAGCGCCGCCAGCAGAACCTGCTGCCACTCTATCCGGCCTCGAACTGA
- a CDS encoding DUF1345 domain-containing protein, producing MRRSLTHLRNRPSLTGSLAFALLAGAVVAPWLRPTTALLIGWDLGVVLYILLAGFLMSRATVASMRRRAKLLDPGKWAVLAGAVLAALAALVAIVAELVSAKGSPHEGMAAILAGATVLLSWTFLHVFFAQLYAHDYWLDGGPARERSLEFPGNEAPDYLEFLYFSFTIGMTAQVSDVTTRGAGMRRLVLMHGALSFLFNTAVLALGVNLAASLVG from the coding sequence ATGCGCCGGAGCCTGACCCATCTGCGCAACCGCCCTTCGCTCACCGGGTCGCTGGCCTTCGCCCTGTTGGCGGGAGCGGTCGTGGCGCCATGGCTGCGCCCGACCACCGCCCTGCTGATCGGCTGGGATCTGGGCGTCGTCCTCTACATCCTGCTCGCCGGTTTCCTGATGAGCCGGGCGACGGTGGCGTCGATGCGCCGCCGGGCCAAGCTGCTCGATCCCGGCAAATGGGCCGTGCTGGCCGGCGCCGTGCTGGCCGCACTCGCCGCCCTGGTCGCCATCGTCGCCGAACTGGTGTCGGCCAAGGGCTCCCCGCACGAGGGCATGGCGGCGATCCTGGCGGGGGCGACGGTGCTGCTGTCCTGGACCTTCCTGCACGTCTTCTTCGCCCAGCTCTACGCCCATGACTATTGGCTGGACGGCGGACCTGCGCGGGAGCGCAGCCTGGAGTTTCCCGGCAACGAGGCGCCGGATTATCTGGAATTCCTCTATTTCAGCTTCACCATCGGCATGACGGCGCAGGTGTCCGACGTCACCACCCGCGGCGCCGGCATGCGCCGCCTGGTGCTGATGCACGGCGCCCTGTCCTTCCTGTTCAACACCGCGGTGCTGGCGCTGGGCGTCAATCTGGCCGCCAGCCTGGTCGGCTGA